TTAATAGTATCTGTTTGAGTAAGGAAAACATTTTTTGTTTTGCAGCCTTTGATAGCAATCGGCGGGTGTATGGTAACTGGTGGATCTTTAATAAACATTATGCTCACGGTGTTGCCACATTCATTGGCGATATAGCCTATCGAACCATCAGGAGTAATAGCAAGAGCCTGAGGTCTATTCAGCGTGTTGAGTGGATCAGCAACAATGCCAGTGACGGCATTTATTGTAGCATCAACAACACTGATAACATTGCCGCTTTGTATAACGTATGCGGTGCTATTATCTGGTGTGAGAGTCATATCGATAGGCTGTGTGATAGACATGCCTGTGACGGCTGTGTTTTCTAGAACAACATAAACACTATTGATACTGTTGATAGAGACGTAGGCTTGGGCTCCATTATGCGTGAAGATAACATCCTTAATGATTTCAGATCCATATATATTAGAAATGAGTCCTGTTATGGTATCGCTTGCAATATCAAGAATAGCAACGGTAGAGCTTCCATTATTAGCGATATATGCGTAGGTGCCATCGGGAGAGATTGCCACATCGATGGGTAGGTTAAGATGCTCAGATGTTATTGTTTGCGTAACGAGATTGGTTGCAACGTTAATTTTACTGACGCTGTTATTGGTGTTATTAACGACATAGGCTGTTGTGCCATCAGGGGTAATTGCTACATCTATCGGATTACAAAACGTCCCATCTATAACAGTGCCGGTGATGGTATTGGTTGCAATATCAAGAATGCTCACGGTATTATTTCCTGAATTGACCACATAAGCAGTTGCATTGTTGGGCGTTATAGCAATTGCATGCGGTCTGGATAATGTTGTTCCAGGATCTGAAA
The sequence above is drawn from the Candidatus Dependentiae bacterium genome and encodes:
- a CDS encoding YncE family protein; its protein translation is MKTKQFLFSCAMGIGLLISQNTLGTTPNTITGIVSDPDNVIASPTGLAITSDGLTAYVISYCSSRISIIDISTNTVTGIVSDPGTTLSRPHAIAITPNNATAYVVNSGNNTVSILDIATNTITGTVIDGTFCNPIDVAITPDGTTAYVVNNTNNSVSKINVATNLVTQTITSEHLNLPIDVAISPDGTYAYIANNGSSTVAILDIASDTITGLISNIYGSEIIKDVIFTHNGAQAYVSINSINSVYVVLENTAVTGMSITQPIDMTLTPDNSTAYVIQSGNVISVVDATINAVTGIVADPLNTLNRPQALAITPDGSIGYIANECGNTVSIMFIKDPPVTIHPPIAIKGCKTKNVFLTQTDTINMLTWRAPTQGAAPIVYTIYRNAGLTNFVASVPATGPLHYADHNRNPAITYSYYLVSVDQHNNVSSPSSVTVTSSCK